From Bacteroidales bacterium, a single genomic window includes:
- a CDS encoding DUF1573 domain-containing protein encodes MKKISFTLIFTFLLSSGIVLAQQKTAHISFEKKVHDYGTFKEESGLAKYKFVFTNTGNEPLIITKVQPSCGCTSSNYTKSPVPPGGKGFVSSEYSPKNRPGKFNKSIKVITNAEPAITMLRITGNVIQREKTIKDLYPFAMGAIRSKTSHIAFLKIKNTKTKTDSTQIINTSDEEQKLTFEKVPSYITIKAVPEVLKPKAKGYIITTYDASKNNNWGFVINRVNILINDQKSGSQRLSISATIEEDFSQLTEKELLNAPVIEFERKIYNFGTIKQGEIIEHDYKFTNTGKRDLIIRKTKASCGCTAISPANKIIKQGETSSIKVKFNSRGKKRTQNKTITIITNDPKTPSIMLKITGNVTVPSAAAPKK; translated from the coding sequence ATGAAAAAAATATCTTTCACACTAATTTTTACTTTTTTATTATCGTCAGGAATTGTTCTGGCACAACAGAAAACTGCTCATATCTCTTTTGAAAAAAAGGTTCATGATTATGGAACTTTTAAAGAAGAAAGCGGATTGGCAAAGTATAAATTTGTTTTTACAAATACAGGAAATGAGCCTTTAATAATTACAAAAGTTCAGCCAAGTTGCGGCTGCACCTCTTCTAATTATACAAAAAGTCCTGTTCCTCCCGGAGGTAAAGGTTTTGTGTCATCTGAATATAGTCCTAAGAATCGTCCCGGTAAATTTAATAAATCAATTAAAGTAATTACTAATGCAGAACCTGCAATAACTATGTTAAGAATTACCGGAAATGTAATACAGAGAGAAAAAACCATTAAAGATTTATATCCTTTTGCAATGGGGGCAATCAGGTCAAAAACAAGTCATATTGCATTTTTAAAAATTAAGAATACCAAAACCAAAACCGATTCAACACAAATTATTAATACATCAGATGAAGAACAAAAACTTACTTTTGAAAAGGTCCCTTCTTATATTACAATTAAAGCAGTACCTGAAGTCTTAAAACCAAAAGCGAAAGGTTATATTATTACTACTTATGATGCTTCAAAAAATAATAATTGGGGATTTGTTATAAACAGAGTCAATATCTTAATTAATGATCAAAAATCAGGTTCTCAAAGATTATCAATAAGTGCAACTATTGAAGAAGATTTTTCACAACTTACTGAAAAAGAATTATTGAATGCTCCTGTTATTGAATTTGAAAGAAAAATATATAATTTCGGGACTATAAAACAAGGGGAAATTATTGAACATGATTACAAATTTACAAATACAGGAAAACGGGATTTAATTATTAGAAAAACAAAAGCAAGTTGTGGTTGTACAGCAATTAGTCCTGCAAATAAAATAATAAAGCAGGGAGAAACAAGTTCAATAAAAGTTAAATTTAATTCTCGTGGTAAAAAAAGAACTCAGAATAAAACCATAACTATTATTACAAATGATCCAAAAACTCCCTCAATAATGCTAAAAATTACAGGGAATGTTACGGTTCCTTCTGCTGCTGCTCCTAAAAAGTAG
- a CDS encoding T9SS type A sorting domain-containing protein: MIKYLIYAVVFLTSVNINAQTLIATSNHPEAIANHNQRKIVRDSLDNVYIVFIDTNNQENVINGVMFDNITGKWNNSTYIINGNNPTLSIFKNGKIHLVFESNDSITEIRHTSSLDFSNWTSDIVLSDTAVRSEHPVADIDSAGNLNVFWIQNNDSLNESLIYACVNGDTLIERKYITAKSEINDIAIANHLQFFENDLFFAIQYDQDSLQFFISTNNMENYDTIYSIIGSQPCISFNSLYPEEYYLEDDNMLRLLYINTNSQLIEIETGTNYSNINSAQIPVGSIDYVCIDNIAPPIGFSYLFMQNGNLYHGFSYGAYWDWSTILDTISGNIIHPSIAYKQFNFEYVDFIWMENNGNDYNIYHKRDEKHNGMSIEDHEQGKGFSIVGYPNPFTEQLSINVSVNDQKAQPIIQIYNSNSQLVKILHAEHSSANEFSYKWYGKNQNSDKVNSGIYIIMCSVGDTKTARKVVYIK, translated from the coding sequence ATGATTAAATATTTAATATATGCAGTAGTATTTTTAACATCAGTTAACATTAATGCACAAACTTTAATAGCTACCAGTAATCACCCTGAAGCAATTGCAAATCACAATCAAAGGAAAATTGTTAGAGATTCTTTAGACAATGTCTATATTGTATTTATAGATACTAATAATCAGGAAAACGTAATTAATGGAGTTATGTTTGACAATATAACCGGAAAATGGAATAATTCAACCTATATAATAAATGGCAACAATCCCACTTTATCTATATTCAAAAATGGTAAAATACATTTGGTATTTGAATCAAATGACTCAATAACAGAAATCAGGCATACAAGTTCGTTGGATTTTTCTAATTGGACATCAGATATTGTTCTAAGTGATACGGCTGTTAGAAGCGAGCATCCTGTTGCAGATATTGATTCAGCAGGAAATTTGAATGTGTTTTGGATTCAGAATAATGATAGTTTGAATGAATCTCTGATTTATGCTTGTGTCAATGGAGATACACTTATTGAACGAAAATATATTACTGCGAAAAGTGAAATAAATGACATTGCAATTGCCAATCATCTGCAGTTTTTTGAAAATGATTTATTCTTTGCTATTCAATATGATCAGGACTCTTTACAGTTTTTTATATCAACGAATAATATGGAAAACTACGATACCATTTATTCAATTATCGGCTCTCAGCCATGCATAAGCTTTAATTCGCTTTATCCGGAGGAATATTACTTGGAAGACGATAATATGTTAAGATTATTATATATTAATACAAATTCACAATTAATAGAAATTGAAACAGGTACTAATTATAGTAATATTAATTCTGCCCAAATTCCAGTAGGTTCAATTGATTATGTGTGTATTGATAATATAGCTCCACCAATTGGATTTAGTTATTTATTCATGCAAAACGGAAATCTTTATCATGGATTTTCTTATGGTGCTTATTGGGATTGGAGTACAATCCTTGATACAATTTCCGGTAATATCATTCATCCTTCAATTGCATATAAACAATTTAATTTTGAGTATGTGGATTTTATTTGGATGGAGAACAATGGTAACGATTATAATATTTATCATAAGCGAGATGAAAAGCATAATGGTATGAGTATAGAAGATCATGAGCAAGGAAAAGGTTTTTCAATTGTGGGCTATCCAAACCCATTTACCGAACAATTATCAATCAATGTATCTGTTAATGACCAAAAAGCACAACCAATTATTCAAATTTACAATTCGAATTCACAATTAGTAAAAATATTACATGCAGAGCACTCATCAGCTAATGAGTTTTCATATAAATGGTATGGCAAAAATCAAAATAGCGATAAAGTAAATTCGGGTATATATATAATTATGTGTTCAGTTGGAGATACAAAAACAGCGAGGAAAGTTGTTTACATTAAATAG
- a CDS encoding sigma-54-dependent Fis family transcriptional regulator, translating into MAKILVIDDEKSIRNSLKEILEYEKFIVDMATNGQEGLEMLQNNKYDIILCDIKMPEMDGIEVLEKMFSISSDTQAIMISGHGNIDTAVESIKLGAFDFIEKPIDLNRLLITIRNALDKSNLITETKVLKRKVSGNFEMIGKSNAIKNIEEIINRVAKTDAKVLITGENGTGKEIVARKLHENSNRADKPFIEVNCAAIPSELIESELFGHEKGAFTSANKQRKGKFEQANEGTIFLDEIGDMSLSAQAKVLRTLQENKISRVGSDKDIVVDVRIIAATNKDLKKEIEKKNFREDLYHRLSVILINVPSLNERKEDIPLLAEHFINKICAENGIPNKNITPSAIKELQKINWTGNIREFRNVIERLIILCDKEISDKDVVTYAQPLSN; encoded by the coding sequence ATGGCAAAAATTCTTGTAATAGACGATGAAAAAAGTATCAGGAACTCTTTAAAAGAAATTCTTGAGTATGAAAAATTCATTGTTGATATGGCAACTAATGGTCAGGAAGGATTAGAAATGTTACAAAATAATAAATATGATATAATTCTTTGTGATATTAAAATGCCTGAAATGGATGGGATTGAAGTTCTGGAAAAGATGTTTTCAATTTCTTCTGATACTCAAGCAATTATGATTTCAGGGCATGGAAATATTGATACAGCAGTAGAATCAATTAAACTGGGAGCATTTGATTTTATTGAAAAACCAATAGACCTGAATCGTTTATTAATTACTATTCGCAATGCACTTGACAAATCAAATTTGATTACCGAAACAAAAGTCTTAAAACGCAAAGTTTCAGGCAATTTTGAGATGATTGGAAAATCAAATGCTATAAAAAATATTGAAGAAATTATTAACCGTGTTGCTAAAACAGATGCTAAAGTATTAATAACAGGAGAAAATGGAACCGGAAAAGAAATTGTTGCAAGAAAATTGCATGAAAACAGTAACCGTGCCGATAAACCTTTCATTGAAGTAAATTGTGCCGCTATTCCTTCTGAACTAATTGAAAGTGAATTGTTTGGACATGAAAAAGGAGCTTTCACTTCTGCAAATAAACAACGAAAAGGTAAATTTGAACAAGCAAACGAAGGAACAATTTTTCTTGATGAAATCGGTGATATGAGTCTGTCTGCTCAAGCTAAGGTACTTAGAACATTACAGGAAAATAAAATATCCCGTGTTGGGAGTGATAAAGATATTGTTGTTGATGTAAGGATAATTGCTGCAACTAATAAAGACCTGAAAAAAGAAATAGAAAAGAAAAATTTTCGCGAAGACCTTTATCACAGATTGAGTGTAATTCTTATTAATGTACCATCACTTAATGAAAGAAAAGAAGATATTCCATTACTTGCCGAGCATTTTATAAATAAAATATGTGCTGAAAATGGTATTCCAAATAAGAATATCACGCCAAGTGCAATTAAAGAATTGCAAAAAATCAACTGGACTGGAAATATACGCGAATTCAGAAATGTAATTGAAAGATTAATTATTTTATGTGATAAAGAAATTTCAGATAAAGATGTTGTTACTTATGCACAGCCTTTAAGTAATTAA
- a CDS encoding peptidase M64, whose protein sequence is MLRFIFIPFILICFFSFCQVSFNDYFLPKTLRVDFILAGNDHEENIYLLDLSEEPFYGGSKTNLIDKFDYGEYKFEVFDFESGNLIYSRGFCTLFEEWQTTEEAKKTEKSFYEVITFPYPKNKIILKILSRNWNGKFIKLFELEIDPNNYFIKEEKYAEFKTKKIHDSGNPSVKVDIVLLAEGYTSDEMDKFRKDVTELTEYFFKAQPFDEYKNKFNIWLIESDSKESGTDIPAKSIWKNTVLNSSFYTFDMERYISIYDYKTVRDIASLVPYDIIYVIVNTDKYGGGGIYNHYNICTSNNKYSNNVFVHEFGHGFAGLADEYYTSSVAYNNFFNLEIEPWQPNITTLVNFENKWNNMLDKNVPVPTPELLIYKNIIGVYEGGGYIAKGVYRPFINCRMNSNTAKGFCPVCKKSIIKMIDFYTE, encoded by the coding sequence ATGTTAAGATTTATATTTATACCATTTATATTAATCTGTTTCTTTAGTTTCTGTCAGGTTAGCTTTAATGATTATTTTTTACCAAAAACATTAAGAGTTGATTTTATTTTAGCCGGTAATGATCATGAAGAAAACATTTATCTTCTTGATTTATCTGAAGAACCATTTTATGGAGGTAGTAAAACAAACCTGATTGATAAATTCGATTATGGTGAGTATAAATTTGAAGTTTTTGATTTTGAAAGCGGTAATCTAATTTATTCACGCGGATTTTGTACATTATTTGAAGAATGGCAAACAACCGAAGAAGCAAAAAAAACAGAAAAAAGTTTTTACGAGGTAATTACTTTTCCTTATCCAAAAAATAAAATTATTTTAAAAATCTTATCAAGAAACTGGAACGGAAAATTTATTAAACTATTTGAACTTGAAATTGACCCAAATAACTATTTTATAAAAGAAGAAAAATATGCTGAATTTAAAACAAAAAAGATACATGATTCAGGTAATCCATCAGTAAAGGTAGATATTGTTCTTCTTGCAGAAGGATATACTTCTGATGAAATGGATAAATTCAGAAAAGATGTTACAGAATTAACCGAATATTTTTTCAAGGCACAGCCTTTTGATGAATATAAAAACAAATTCAATATTTGGTTAATTGAATCGGATTCTAAAGAATCAGGAACAGACATTCCTGCTAAAAGTATTTGGAAAAATACAGTCTTAAACTCAAGTTTTTATACTTTCGATATGGAAAGATATATATCAATTTACGATTATAAAACTGTTAGAGATATAGCTTCACTTGTTCCGTATGATATTATTTATGTTATAGTAAATACTGACAAATACGGAGGAGGTGGCATATACAATCATTATAATATCTGTACAAGTAATAATAAATATTCAAATAATGTTTTTGTGCATGAATTTGGACATGGGTTTGCAGGTTTGGCTGATGAATATTACACTTCGTCAGTAGCATACAATAATTTTTTTAATCTTGAAATTGAACCATGGCAACCAAATATTACAACCCTTGTTAACTTTGAAAATAAATGGAATAATATGCTTGATAAAAATGTTCCCGTACCAACACCTGAATTATTAATTTATAAAAATATTATTGGTGTATATGAAGGTGGAGGATATATTGCCAAAGGTGTTTACAGACCATTTATTAATTGCAGGATGAATTCAAATACCGCGAAAGGTTTTTGTCCCGTTTGTAAAAAATCTATAATTAAAATGATTGATTTTTATACTGAATAA
- a CDS encoding mechanosensitive ion channel, whose product MTKDIINNIVEWLISVGVSENITILFKTFIFAAIIAFLSFLVFYITKKVLIKIVTKIIKKTKNEWDDAFLKNDIFKRLSHFAPALVIYYGANFAFSDYPLIIPIVKSTAYIYMIIMGLLVLDAFLNTLHDIYQFLPFSKNRPIKGYMQVIKIVLYLIGFILILSIILGKSPIYFFTGLGAFAAVLILVFKDTILGFIASIQLSANKMVNIGDWISMPSHKADGTVLEITLNTVKVQNWDKTISTIPTYALVSESFNNWRGMEESGGRRIKRSINIDMKSIKFCTPEMISKFKKIQFLTDYLNFMEKELTEYNQKNNIDNSVLVNGRRLTNIGVFRKYVEEYLKHHPKIHNNMTFLVRQLQLNEKGLPIEIYVFSNDQEWANYESIQSDIFDHILAILPEFNLNVFQNPTGNDFQKLIN is encoded by the coding sequence ATGACAAAAGATATTATAAACAACATTGTTGAATGGCTGATTAGTGTTGGCGTTTCAGAAAACATAACCATATTATTCAAAACTTTCATTTTTGCTGCAATAATTGCTTTTTTATCATTTCTGGTATTTTATATAACAAAAAAGGTTTTAATAAAAATTGTTACCAAAATTATTAAAAAAACTAAAAATGAGTGGGATGATGCTTTTCTGAAAAATGATATTTTCAAACGTTTATCTCATTTTGCACCGGCACTTGTAATTTATTACGGAGCAAATTTTGCATTTTCTGACTATCCATTAATTATTCCCATAGTAAAATCCACTGCATATATTTATATGATCATTATGGGTTTGTTGGTTTTGGATGCCTTTTTAAATACATTACATGATATATATCAATTTTTACCATTTTCGAAAAACAGACCGATTAAAGGATACATGCAGGTTATTAAAATTGTATTGTATCTTATTGGTTTTATATTGATTTTATCAATTATACTTGGTAAATCACCCATATATTTCTTCACAGGTTTAGGAGCATTTGCCGCTGTTCTTATTTTAGTTTTTAAAGATACAATATTAGGTTTTATTGCTAGCATACAACTTTCAGCAAATAAAATGGTTAATATTGGAGACTGGATTTCAATGCCGAGTCATAAAGCGGACGGAACCGTATTGGAAATAACATTAAATACTGTTAAGGTACAGAATTGGGATAAAACAATAAGTACGATTCCGACTTATGCACTTGTTTCAGAGTCGTTTAATAATTGGAGAGGAATGGAAGAATCGGGTGGACGGAGAATTAAACGCTCAATAAATATTGATATGAAAAGTATTAAGTTTTGTACTCCTGAAATGATAAGTAAATTTAAAAAAATTCAGTTTTTAACTGATTATCTTAATTTTATGGAAAAAGAACTAACTGAATATAACCAAAAAAATAATATTGACAATTCAGTTCTTGTAAATGGCAGAAGACTTACTAATATTGGTGTTTTCAGAAAATACGTTGAAGAATATTTGAAACATCATCCGAAAATTCATAATAATATGACTTTTTTGGTACGGCAATTGCAATTAAATGAAAAAGGTTTACCAATTGAAATTTATGTTTTTAGTAATGATCAGGAATGGGCAAATTACGAAAGTATTCAATCGGATATTTTTGACCATATTTTAGCCATTCTTCCCGAATTTAATTTGAATGTTTTCCAAAATCCAACGGGCAATGATTTTCAAAAACTAATCAATTAA
- a CDS encoding T9SS type A sorting domain-containing protein: MKSKKFTYLIVAIILISNISIFAQKFNNTDYSVFDEMEINYAVVVKQSTYDDSVWQIVTDSLLAKYQGQLFLWTDSLNEIKDSIAVFQPTHIGFVCEFSTASSVFIKDFVWNFVRELDDDDYCDAIWGIITGYEAEDALNLVTGSDGFDVKTVLGGTTSCDLVYYTQGISTSETTYGSYFIKYPDSSGTTAFTDGPEDRVRWLVTMINQGIDIFDYDPVDIFYTSGHGNYNEWQLHYPTSGLEGFFRSKNGQAYGDSYRYGLRDSNIISNNPKIYFGIGNCLIGKIVDGSSMAPSWIHTGGAYQYTGYVINEGSSSHQHGGTKAYFYKVARNFTWAESYFLANQALKFDIINNTPGTNPPDLNGSALYGDPGMQVKMSNEGVFREPLFTSELTINEGGAKDTVTFKITMNREGTPGFSSKWGERHPAIILPFYAGNIEILNTDAIEVVVEDNFALMYIWYQGEPSLAEGETREVVFLYNNFDTGIDKPVLQKSEKTDILLYQNNPNPFNENTEIRGFLPQKYNNSVIKIYSENGLCLKTYKINNTGEFNIIINGNEFSPGLYIYSLIVNNQVIDSKRMIINN, from the coding sequence ATGAAATCAAAAAAATTTACTTATCTAATTGTTGCTATTATATTAATAAGCAATATTTCAATCTTTGCACAAAAGTTTAATAATACTGATTATTCTGTTTTTGATGAAATGGAAATTAATTATGCGGTTGTTGTCAAACAATCAACCTATGATGATTCTGTTTGGCAAATAGTAACAGATTCCTTGCTTGCCAAGTATCAGGGACAGTTATTTCTATGGACAGACTCTCTTAATGAAATAAAAGATAGTATTGCAGTTTTTCAACCAACACATATTGGCTTTGTATGTGAGTTTTCAACTGCTTCATCGGTCTTTATTAAGGATTTTGTATGGAACTTTGTTAGAGAATTAGATGATGATGATTATTGTGATGCTATATGGGGAATTATTACAGGTTATGAAGCGGAAGATGCTTTAAATCTTGTTACCGGTTCTGACGGTTTTGATGTAAAAACCGTACTCGGAGGAACAACATCATGCGATTTGGTTTATTATACTCAGGGAATCTCAACAAGCGAAACAACATACGGAAGTTATTTTATAAAGTATCCCGACTCTTCAGGAACAACAGCTTTTACTGATGGACCTGAGGACAGAGTTAGATGGTTAGTTACAATGATCAATCAGGGAATTGATATTTTTGATTATGATCCCGTAGATATTTTTTACACAAGCGGTCATGGAAATTATAATGAATGGCAACTACATTATCCAACAAGTGGTTTAGAAGGATTTTTTCGTTCAAAAAACGGACAGGCATATGGAGATTCATACCGGTACGGTTTGCGAGATTCAAATATAATTTCAAATAATCCTAAAATATACTTTGGAATAGGTAATTGCCTAATTGGTAAAATCGTTGATGGTAGTTCTATGGCACCATCATGGATACATACAGGCGGAGCATATCAATATACCGGTTATGTTATTAACGAGGGTTCAAGCTCACATCAGCATGGTGGTACAAAAGCATATTTTTACAAAGTTGCAAGAAATTTTACATGGGCAGAGTCTTACTTCCTTGCAAATCAGGCACTTAAATTTGATATAATAAACAATACTCCCGGAACAAATCCACCCGATTTGAATGGTTCGGCTCTATACGGTGATCCCGGTATGCAAGTCAAAATGTCTAATGAAGGTGTTTTTCGTGAACCTCTTTTTACAAGCGAACTTACTATAAATGAGGGAGGTGCAAAAGATACTGTTACTTTTAAAATTACTATGAACAGAGAAGGCACACCGGGTTTTAGTAGCAAATGGGGAGAACGGCACCCTGCAATAATTTTACCTTTTTATGCTGGAAATATTGAAATCCTAAATACTGATGCAATAGAAGTTGTTGTGGAAGATAATTTTGCTCTTATGTACATCTGGTATCAAGGTGAACCATCTTTGGCGGAAGGAGAAACCAGAGAAGTAGTATTTCTTTATAATAATTTTGATACAGGTATTGATAAACCAGTATTACAAAAATCTGAAAAAACAGATATTCTTCTTTATCAAAATAATCCAAATCCGTTTAATGAAAATACTGAAATCAGAGGCTTTTTACCACAAAAATATAATAATTCTGTAATAAAAATATACTCCGAAAACGGACTTTGTTTAAAAACATATAAAATCAATAATACAGGGGAATTTAATATTATTATAAATGGCAATGAATTTAGCCCGGGTTTATATATTTATAGTTTAATAGTTAATAATCAGGTGATTGACAGTAAAAGAATGATTATAAACAATTAG
- a CDS encoding methylglyoxal synthase, which translates to MKKNIVIIAHDSKKPDLIRFISEHVDWIDEVNFIATGRTAELMEKEGVNVKHLSPGKFGGYNEITEMISKKKIDMVIFFMDFLVVETHHIDIKNLLNSCNDNNIPLATNYASAELLFIGFIKRTSTERVKPKTFL; encoded by the coding sequence ATGAAGAAAAACATAGTAATTATTGCACACGATTCAAAAAAGCCGGATCTTATTCGCTTTATAAGTGAACATGTAGACTGGATTGATGAAGTTAATTTTATTGCAACAGGACGCACAGCCGAACTCATGGAAAAAGAGGGTGTAAATGTTAAACATTTAAGTCCGGGTAAATTTGGTGGTTATAATGAAATTACAGAAATGATAAGCAAGAAAAAAATAGATATGGTTATCTTTTTTATGGATTTTCTTGTTGTTGAAACTCATCATATTGATATTAAAAATCTTTTAAATAGCTGTAATGATAATAATATTCCACTTGCCACAAATTATGCAAGTGCCGAATTATTATTTATAGGATTTATTAAAAGAACATCTACAGAACGGGTTAAACCAAAAACATTTTTATAA
- a CDS encoding AMP-binding protein, with amino-acid sequence MKDYTQKTIPNILNQSFVSFGNYPSLSFVNETPYTYSELKKEISKVIVLLEKNGIVPGDKVAILSGNMPNWGIAFFAITSMGVTAVPILPDFHENEIKNILEHSEAKAIFISEQLFYKIESFNIKTISSTILLNNFGMIPKDTKSDQLKEIKTATDEIITKPKEYSVNEEDIASILYTSGTTGSSKGVMLTHKNIIFDAQKVYSIQYVDNKDVFLSILPLSHTYENTLGLILPIMQGASVYYLDKPPTSSILLPALTKVKPTFLLSVPMVIEKIFKMQILPKFNSNVVISSLYKLTLIRKILHRIAGKKLYKTFGGRLQFFGIGGAKLDARVERFLMEAKFPYAIGYGLTETSPLLAGASPKKAKHQSTGWVMEGVQIKIDNPDPVTGEGEILAKGDNVMKGYYKEPSLTKAVFTEDGWFKTGDLGVFDKDKYLYIKGRLKNMIVGPSGENIYPEEIESVINNFKYVLESVVIEKKGKLTALVYFNIEEIEKQYQHLKQETIHYVQEKSNELLVELQLHVNTRVNKFSQIRVMVNQTSPFEKTPTQKIKRYLYN; translated from the coding sequence ATGAAAGACTATACTCAAAAAACAATACCAAACATTCTTAACCAGAGTTTTGTATCATTTGGAAATTACCCTTCTTTATCGTTTGTTAATGAAACACCTTATACCTATTCTGAGTTAAAAAAAGAAATCAGTAAAGTAATTGTTTTATTAGAAAAAAATGGAATAGTTCCAGGAGATAAAGTAGCTATACTAAGTGGTAATATGCCAAATTGGGGAATAGCTTTTTTTGCAATTACTTCAATGGGGGTTACGGCTGTTCCAATATTACCTGATTTCCATGAAAACGAAATAAAAAATATTTTAGAACATTCTGAAGCAAAAGCAATTTTTATTTCAGAACAATTATTCTATAAAATTGAATCTTTTAATATTAAAACAATAAGTTCAACTATACTTCTCAATAATTTTGGGATGATTCCCAAAGACACAAAATCAGACCAACTTAAAGAAATTAAAACAGCTACTGATGAAATAATAACAAAACCAAAAGAATATTCTGTGAATGAAGAAGATATAGCTTCTATACTATATACTTCAGGCACTACAGGCTCATCAAAAGGTGTAATGCTTACTCATAAAAATATTATATTTGATGCACAAAAAGTATATTCAATACAGTATGTTGATAATAAGGATGTATTTCTTTCTATTTTGCCCCTTTCTCATACATATGAAAACACTTTAGGTTTAATTCTTCCAATAATGCAGGGAGCTTCAGTTTATTATTTAGATAAACCGCCTACATCAAGTATATTATTACCTGCTTTAACAAAAGTTAAACCTACATTTCTTTTAAGTGTACCAATGGTAATTGAAAAAATATTTAAAATGCAGATTTTACCTAAATTTAATAGTAATGTAGTAATTAGTTCTTTATACAAGCTTACATTAATCAGAAAAATATTGCACAGGATAGCCGGGAAAAAACTATATAAAACTTTTGGCGGAAGGTTGCAATTCTTTGGAATAGGAGGAGCCAAACTTGATGCTCGTGTTGAAAGATTTTTAATGGAAGCTAAATTCCCTTATGCAATTGGCTATGGATTAACAGAAACATCTCCTTTACTTGCAGGAGCAAGCCCTAAAAAAGCAAAACATCAATCAACAGGCTGGGTTATGGAAGGTGTTCAAATAAAAATTGATAATCCTGACCCTGTAACAGGTGAAGGAGAAATATTAGCAAAAGGGGATAATGTAATGAAAGGTTACTATAAAGAACCCTCTCTTACTAAAGCTGTATTTACAGAAGATGGTTGGTTTAAAACCGGCGACCTTGGTGTTTTTGATAAGGATAAATATCTTTATATTAAAGGGCGGTTAAAAAATATGATAGTAGGACCAAGTGGTGAAAATATATATCCTGAAGAAATTGAATCAGTAATTAATAATTTTAAATATGTTTTAGAATCAGTAGTAATTGAAAAAAAGGGTAAATTAACTGCATTGGTATATTTTAATATAGAAGAAATTGAAAAACAATATCAACATCTTAAGCAAGAAACTATTCATTATGTACAGGAAAAATCAAATGAACTACTTGTTGAACTTCAACTACATGTAAATACAAGAGTTAATAAGTTTTCACAAATTCGTGTAATGGTTAACCAAACATCACCTTTTGAAAAAACACCAACACAAAAAATAAAAAGATATTTATACAATTAG